CACATAGCTGCCTGTAACATTACATTGAGTTAGTTCGCACACAACTTTCAGACTTAAGCCAGACAGATGCcaagattaaaattaatgcaaaacAGGCAGAGAGTACAAAATGTTGATATTTGAGAGCCTCCTTCAACTACAGACATAGAAAAGGTTGATGACCTAGAAAAATGAAATAGAACCATGCACTAGAGAATAACAGAAATAATACTACAAGCGCAGAATAAGACCATTGTTTACCAGTTTTTCACATCTTTCTGAACACCAAAATTGAAGATTGTGAATGATGATGGCAGGCAAGTCCAGGTGACAATTGCAATTCCCACAGTCATAAGAATAGTGGATATGATAAGTTGATTCTTTAATGCTGGTTCAATCTCCTTGACAGCCTTTATCTCAAAAAAGTCAGTAGCAAAGAGAGTAGTGATTAAACAGACCAGGATAGCCATGGAACTAATAAGCAACGGATAGCACATTCCAGTAAAGTCATGGGTAATTCCAAAAGATGATATCGAAGCCACGACAAGAGCAGCACAAGATGCCTCAGCGTATGAACCAAAAAGATCAGACCCCATTCCAGCAATATCGCCAACATTATCACCAACATTGTCAGCAATCACCTGATGAAAAAAAAGTGAACATCAGTACAAATCCCTTGCTAAATAGATTAGCTTCAGGGATGATTAGGGGGCTTACAGCAGGGTTCCTAGGATCATCTTCGGGAATATTCCTTTCAACCTTTCCAACAAGATCTGCCCCAACATCAGCAGCCTTGGTGTAAATACCACCCCCGACTCTTCCGAACAAAGCCATGGAGGATCCACCAAGACCATATCCAGTGATTGCCTCAAAAAGTCCTTCCCAATCATCACCATAGTAGATCTTGAATAGATTGATGGTAATGTATAAAACCAATAGGCCATTTGCAGCAAGCAGAAAACCCATAACTGCGCCAGATCTGAATGCAACAATGAAAGCTTTTCCAACACCTTTTCTAGCTTCCAATGTTGTCCTTGCATTTGCATAGGTTGCAATTTTCATCCCGAGGAAACCAGAAACGACAGAGGTGATGGCACCAAGCAAGAAGGAAACTGTACTGGAGATAGCAGTTGCAAGAGCAGGCTTGCAAAGCTTCTCCTGATCATAAGTACAAGGTCGGAAACTTGTGCTGAAACCCTCAACTGAACCCAGGAACAGGAAGATGAGGACTGCAAAAGTAACCATGAAAATTCCTACATATTGGTATTCCGTAAACAAGAAAGATGTAGCACCTGTAAATCAAAATAACATCAGTCCCACCTAATAACACCAGTCCTAGCAAACTAATCATGTTTAACTGGACAATAAAGCACTCACCAAAGTCAATTAACCAATTTAGGTTGTGCAGAACATTGAACAAAAATGCTTTGCAATTAAATAAGTTATAGGTGCCTCCAAATCCATATATAGAATTCAACAATGTATTTTCAGCTATGTGAATGATGGGAACGGCAAGAAAATGGACCAGCATAAAAAACACCTGAGAACTAATATCATCAATATTCCTCAGATATCTTGTCGCTGTACATAATACTATAGAATTACTTATAAAAGATACTTTTATCATCACACCACAAATATTCTATAGTCAATATTTTTTCCTGCCACGGGCAATGAACATACTCTGCAGTCTTTTATATCTTCTCAAGGAAAATAGTATTCGAGAAAAATTGCATAGAAGAACCCAGGAAAATAAGCACCTCACATGCTCCAACTCCAAGACAGGCACCAGCATAAAGTTTATGAACCAACTCTAAAAAAGAATATTGGCAGACAGTAACTAAGCCTGATGAAGTTTATGAACCACGTCGTGACAATGGAAATTTCTGCATCCTAAGCACCACTATGAAGTACATTAATACACCCAGCTTTTTTCTTTACCCTTAAGAACAAAGAAAACAGAGCAAATATTCACTCTAAAGAAGCCTCTCCATCTGAACGCCATCATATTGCTTGGGTTCAGTCGGCAGTTGAAGATACTTCCAAGTCATCCTCTACATATCATGAGTACTAATGATTTTAAagttataaaatatttgttgAAACTGAATGAACAATTGACATAGCTATGTCATAATGATGAAGAGCAGAGCATATTATTACACCATAGAATCCTAAGGTCTACAAGCCCTAAATCTTGTTGATGAACTCATGAAGAGCAGATACAAGATATGTTCGAATTTTCCAACTAAATGGACCAACAGACATCAGATGAAGCAGCACATCCTTAAGACTGTAAAATCCTAAAGCATAAAAATACCTTAGGACCAGGACAGAGAAAAATATTTGCTAACAAGAGGAAAAGg
The genomic region above belongs to Salvia miltiorrhiza cultivar Shanhuang (shh) chromosome 5, IMPLAD_Smil_shh, whole genome shotgun sequence and contains:
- the LOC131024513 gene encoding pyrophosphate-energized vacuolar membrane proton pump 1-like; this encodes MVTFAVLIFLFLGSVEGFSTSFRPCTYDQEKLCKPALATAISSTVSFLLGAITSVVSGFLGMKIATYANARTTLEARKGVGKAFIVAFRSGAVMGFLLAANGLLVLYITINLFKIYYGDDWEGLFEAITGYGLGGSSMALFGRVGGGIYTKAADVGADLVGKVERNIPEDDPRNPAVIADNVGDNVGDIAGMGSDLFGSYAEASCAALVVASISSFGITHDFTGMCYPLLISSMAILVCLITTLFATDFFEIKAVKEIEPALKNQLIISTILMTVGIAIVTWTCLPSSFTIFNFGVQKDVKNWQLCVGMLSGDVTSKKGRRSRWK